TGCCCAGCCATATGCACTCTGCCGCAGTGATTGCCGCTGCGAAGAGGGGCAAGGCCATTCTCTCGGAAAAGTCTCTTGCAACGACCATGGACGACTCTCacgccatgatggcggctgTCAAGGAGGCAaatgtcttcttccttgagGGCCTCATGTATCTCTGCCATCCTTTGATGGACAAGATTGCCTCAATTGTGCACTCCGGCGTTCTGGGCACAGTCAAGGGCATGTCGGGCTACTACGCCGCCAACATCTGGAAGAAGGCCAATCCACTCGGAATGGGCACCATCTACAACTTGGGCTGCTACCCGGTTTCTCTGGTGCACTTCATCATGGAGACTGCCTTTGGACCTGAAGCCTTTGCAAAGAGACAAATCACCGGACTGGGCAACGTCTCCAGCGAGGGCACCTTGCATGTTCGGGATGCCTCTCTCAATGTCCGATTCGACAACGGAGTTTTGGCCACCATTCAATCCACCGATAGTTTCGGCAAcgactttggcttttccATCCAGGGCGACAAAGGCGTGCTGCGATTTAGGACAAACCCCTGGCTCCCGCTGGCTGGTGATAACATCATCGAGATCAAGACCTATGGCGGATCCACGGAGGAAATCGTTGTAGGCGCTCAAATGGATGCTTTTGGACATCAAGTCAAGCGTGTGGAAGACTGTGTTGCCCAGGGCGTCAAAGAAGCCCCGCGGCCATCGCCCAGCTGGACAAATTCTGTTGAAATCATGGGGCTGTTAACAGATTGGGAGGCGGACATTAAAAAGCGACACTCCAATTAGGTGCATTAGGGTCACGAATAGAATCAATAAACAGTTATAcaatttaatattattttattattatatgcATATTCCAGTTATGGCATCCTCAAATTGCAAATCCTCCAGAGGACACCTGCCTTGGCTCTCCTGCTGCCTCAAACGTTCCGTTGGGGAGCAACCTCACGGCTTGTGCTGTACTTTGTCCCGGCGCAATCCACGAAACATTGTGGCCAAGCGACTTCATGAATGCTACAGTCTGGTTATCATATGCATATTCAAAAGTTGCCAGATCAGGCACAAGCTGATCATGCAAACGCGGCTGTGCCAGTGCCTCAGCAGTTGTCATATTTCCATCAATGACATGAATCGTGTTCTGGATATTGGCAGTGATGATGCGGCTGCCTCCCGCAGAGCCAAGCGCGAGATAGAGCTTGCCGTCTGCAGTCTCTGCAATAATGGGAGAAATGGATGACAGAGGACGCTTGCCGGGGCGAATATAATTAGCTGGGCTGGGTATATAGCCGAAGCTGTTGCTAAGACCAGGAATGCTAAAGTCGTTCATTTCATCGTTCATGATAACGCCCGTCTCTGGAACGATGACGGTTGATCCAAAGAGCAGGTTGATAGTGGTGGTCATTGAGACAGCCATTCCGCTGGCATCTGCAGCCACCATATGAGACGTTCCAGGCGTCTCCAGAGATTCCAAGCCTTTGGGATCGTAGTAAGACACGTTTTGTGTCCTGAAATCTGAAATCTTGGCACGAATCTCAGCTCCAGTTTTGGCGGAAATCATCTCCTTGGTGTATTTGTCTATGCCGTCAACAAACGACGGATCTCCGAGCTCAGTGCGCTGGCCGTAGGCAAATCGGATAGCCTCATCCAGCCGGTGTGTTGTCAAATTCACCTGTGAAGGGTCGTTGAATCCATCAAAGCCGCCAACAGTGTTCAAAGCGCTCAGCGCTACCGCACCACTTGATGGAgcgttggtgctggtgagTTTGTACCCGCGATAGTTGATCTGCAGGGGCTCTCGAATGGCAACAGTGTAATTCTTCAAATCCTCCAGCGTCATAATTCCACCAACAGCTTTCAATGCGCGGATTGTAGCATTAGCAATAGGCCCGGTGTAAAATGCATCGGCGCCGTGCTGAGCAATGGCCTCCAGGGTATCGGCATATCGCCTGCGCGTCATTGTCTCGCCCAGTCTGACGAGGCGTCCCTTGGGAGCAAAGTCAATCGCCCATGCTGGGTCTTCTGTGAGGAAGTTGTTTGGTGAAGTCTGTTTGATGGTGTTGATCAAGTCCTCGGTCACCTTAAAACCATTCCTCGCAACTTCGATCGAAGGCTTTATTACGTGGGCCCATGGAAGAGCACCATATTTGTCATGTATGTACTCTGTTCCTCGAAGCTCTCCAGGAACACCACTATGAACAGTAATCAGCAATTTGttaaaagagaagaaggccctATCATGTTGCAATCTTACCTCGCCATACCGCCGTATAAGCTGAGATTTTCATCCTTGTTGTACATGTCTTGAGTAGCGGCACCTGGAGCTGTCTCGCGCATGTCGACAAATTCGTACGTGCCATTGCTCAGTCTCAATAGCAAgaagccaccgccgccaatTCCACTATGATACATCCCAATGACGCCAACGCAAAAGACGGTGCCCACGAGAGCATCGACTGCATTACCACCGTCTTTGAGCAATTGGATACCAATATTACTGCAGACAGTGCTTTGAGAGGCAACGGCTCCTTGCTTGGGAATATGCACTCCGGGAGGTGTACTGCATGGTGGCGTTGGAGATGTGTTGCCATAAGGAAGTACCGAAAGGAGGAGAGCAAGCGGCTTGACCACTGACTTTAAATGGCGATGAGCCATGTTGAAGTACAGATGATGGTTGAGCCCGGAAATATCGAGACAGGGAGATCTGTATTCTCGCAGAAAGATTCCTGGGGTGGtctctcttcactctctgAGCAAAGGACTGGGCCACCTTTATATACCTACCTTTTTGCCCATGTCCTCCTATCTTCTCCTATCTCTTCCTATCCACCTTCTCTTCCGTGTGACACACCGCATTGTTCGCGAAAGTGCCTAGTTGTTGGACGAGTTACCATGTGTAATAGAATAGTGAATGAGACATTATGGGACTGGCTATATCGGCAAGTCTTCGCGCGCAGACCGAAAAACGGAGCTCCAGATTTGTCGATTCATTGCGGGGGAGTAGAGCAGAGAGCAAGGATGCCAGTAAGATTAGGAAATTTTGCTCTTGCTATACAAGGAAAATAGATAAAGGCATTTATCGGCTAGATTACAAGCCGGCAATAGGCCTAGAAGAGCCATTGGATTATGACGTTTGATCATCCGTATGCATTCTTATCTCGGCCTTCCTGTCTAAGCTAAAGTGGCCGGATGGCCAGGGTGGTTCGCGATTGATTGCTACACAAGGAGGCTACGGCAAATCTACAAAACCCTGGACTCTTGCTCAGATCCCAACAGCAACGGTGTCGTCTATTGACAAAAACAAGGCTGTCATTTTTATGTGATGCTTTTTCTTATAGAGCCAAGCTAAGAGCTGACCTATTACTTACATTCAGCCTCGTACCggcttcttctactttcAGCCACGCCTCGTCTGCCGAACCCTTGTTCTTGCTCTCCCGCATCTCTAAAATCGCCTACAGAGGGCGCACGCTATTACGGGGCCTTTGCTTTGGCATCCCCGCTTTCCCCTCACGTTGAAATCAACGGTTGTAAATCCGCTATGCCAAAACAGATTGCTCTTTGTCAAGGCATACAGAATTGTAATTTGCTACTCCATAGTTGTCAGTCGGAGAGGTTGGGAAGATGCGAGATAGTGTTTAGGGCGCTAGGAAAATCCGCAATAACCAGCCTCAAGCTAGAGACCAGAGTCGGCCGACCTGGAGTGTAGTCAATCAGCACGTCTCATTTGTGAAATGGACTGAAATGAGCTAAGGGACTGACGTGAAGATCGCATACTAGGCTAGGTATTGCCTTATTTAACCCTACAGTGTAAGTCTCGGCTCACGATGCCGGAGTTGGTACCTATCCAGTTTACTCATTAAAGCCGTCTCTACTCGGATAGAAACATTAAGAGATATTTAGATATAATTCTATTAATCTTTTACTTCATAGCTAGTTATTCCCATTGATCTTGTATTTCATCCATACCATCAAAGCTCCGTCAACGCCTTAAGCACTCTTCCAAGACCCTCACGCAGATATGGTTCCGGGTGAGAAAACACAATCCGAAACCAGCCTGGTTCCTCCGACCCAAACGCTGTTCCAGACGCAAGAAAAACTCTATGCTTGAGAAGCGCCGTGGCTATTGTCTTGTTCAAGTCATCTGTGGCGGCATCTGGATGCAGCGACTTGTAAAAACTTCCCAAGTCCACC
This portion of the Trichoderma atroviride chromosome 6, complete sequence genome encodes:
- a CDS encoding uncharacterized protein (MEROPS:MER0003580~SECRETED:SignalP(1-25)), with translation MAHRHLKSVVKPLALLLSVLPYGNTSPTPPCSTPPGVHIPKQGAVASQSTVCSNIGIQLLKDGGNAVDALVGTVFCVGVIGMYHSGIGGGGFLLLRLSNGTYEFVDMRETAPGAATQDMYNKDENLSLYGGMASGVPGELRGTEYIHDKYGALPWAHVIKPSIEVARNGFKVTEDLINTIKQTSPNNFLTEDPAWAIDFAPKGRLVRLGETMTRRRYADTLEAIAQHGADAFYTGPIANATIRALKAVGGIMTLEDLKNYTVAIREPLQINYRGYKLTSTNAPSSGAVALSALNTVGGFDGFNDPSQVNLTTHRLDEAIRFAYGQRTELGDPSFVDGIDKYTKEMISAKTGAEIRAKISDFRTQNVSYYDPKGLESLETPGTSHMVAADASGMAVSMTTTINLLFGSTVIVPETGVIMNDEMNDFSIPGLSNSFGYIPSPANYIRPGKRPLSSISPIIAETADGKLYLALGSAGGSRIITANIQNTIHVIDGNMTTAEALAQPRLHDQLVPDLATFEYAYDNQTVAFMKSLGHNVSWIAPGQSTAQAVRLLPNGTFEAAGEPRQVSSGGFAI
- a CDS encoding uncharacterized protein (EggNog:ENOG41), with product MLRWGILGTSFISHTVVKAILDSPGSRITAVFGRNEARLEEFAAKYSIATKYQDLEALLDDAEVDVVYVGLPSHMHSAAVIAAAKRGKAILSEKSLATTMDDSHAMMAAVKEANVFFLEGLMYLCHPLMDKIASIVHSGVLGTVKGMSGYYAANIWKKANPLGMGTIYNLGCYPVSLVHFIMETAFGPEAFAKRQITGLGNVSSEGTLHVRDASLNVRFDNGVLATIQSTDSFGNDFGFSIQGDKGVLRFRTNPWLPLAGDNIIEIKTYGGSTEEIVVGAQMDAFGHQVKRVEDCVAQGVKEAPRPSPSWTNSVEIMGLLTDWEADIKKRHSN